The following are encoded together in the Candidatus Tumulicola sp. genome:
- a CDS encoding tetratricopeptide repeat protein, with protein MNRRFSKYAVIVFVLVALAGGRAFAQTKLVNDPSIFEPIFVSDPQGAIHAARERIAAGDLAGAVKGLETYVVSHPGEASPERFLGDLYYRQGRLDKAEVVYLHILQHMPTDKETHNRLGVVYATENRVDDAIAQFNAALPGTDSVGDLVAMHQRKGDLNAYQTQMEQLAASEPTDANIQAEVGQIYATLHRPVEALAFFKRALDSDPQSLTALNGVGLAYFDTRDYADAVTYFRKCLSIDNTNYSCTNNLGAAFLESGDGDSAKPSLARARQLEPERPEALVNFGFLADRNGDWKRAVQYYVQATVVGPYLPEAYVDLGIDYEHNALYPLAQSALLRGIAAAPSDGRIRYLLALAYAAQGNNSLALTQLAAAKQSLDPDVARMASEETAKLRTASTQTVP; from the coding sequence ATGAATCGCCGATTTTCAAAATACGCCGTTATCGTATTCGTGCTGGTCGCGCTGGCAGGGGGCCGGGCTTTCGCCCAAACCAAGCTCGTGAACGACCCATCGATCTTCGAGCCGATCTTCGTGTCCGACCCGCAAGGAGCCATACACGCGGCCCGCGAGCGTATCGCCGCCGGCGACCTCGCCGGGGCGGTCAAAGGCCTCGAGACCTACGTTGTGTCGCATCCGGGCGAAGCCTCACCCGAACGATTCCTCGGCGATTTATATTATCGCCAAGGCCGACTCGACAAAGCCGAAGTGGTGTATTTGCACATTCTGCAACATATGCCGACCGATAAAGAGACGCATAACCGGCTCGGTGTCGTATATGCGACCGAAAATCGCGTCGACGATGCAATCGCGCAGTTCAATGCGGCGCTACCCGGAACCGATTCTGTCGGCGACCTGGTCGCGATGCATCAGCGTAAAGGCGATCTCAACGCCTACCAAACGCAGATGGAACAGCTCGCCGCCAGCGAACCGACCGACGCCAACATTCAAGCCGAAGTCGGGCAAATCTATGCGACGCTGCACCGTCCGGTCGAAGCGCTCGCGTTTTTCAAACGCGCGCTCGATAGCGATCCCCAATCGTTGACTGCGCTCAACGGCGTCGGACTCGCCTATTTCGATACGCGCGATTACGCCGATGCGGTCACCTATTTCCGCAAGTGCCTGTCGATCGATAACACCAACTACAGCTGCACGAATAACCTCGGCGCTGCGTTCTTAGAATCGGGCGACGGCGATTCGGCGAAGCCCTCGCTCGCGCGCGCCCGGCAACTCGAACCGGAACGCCCCGAAGCGCTCGTCAACTTCGGTTTCTTAGCCGACCGCAACGGCGACTGGAAGCGTGCCGTGCAATACTACGTGCAAGCGACGGTCGTGGGACCCTATCTGCCCGAAGCATACGTGGACCTCGGTATCGACTACGAGCACAATGCACTGTACCCGCTCGCGCAATCGGCGCTGCTTCGTGGAATCGCAGCAGCTCCTTCGGACGGGCGTATCCGCTACTTGCTGGCGCTGGCCTACGCCGCGCAAGGCAATAACTCGCTGGCCCTCACGCAGCTGGCCGCAGCGAAACAATCGCTCGATCCTGACGTCGCGCGCATGGCCTCCGAAGAAACTGCCAAACTACGTACGGCTTCGACGCAAACCGTTCCCTAG
- a CDS encoding pyridoxal-dependent decarboxylase yields the protein MNGFDSLERDFASVGRWIAEYYANPEEYRVLPAVRPGDVTARLPERPPEHGESFERIFHDFKEIIVPATTHWNHPRFFAYFATSAEPSAVAAEALAATLDVKAMLWRTSPAATELEQVTMRWLADLLGLPADWTGIIYDTASIAGFTALAAAREALGLDVRRLGMTGRDLPRLRVYISDQTHSHVEKAAIALGIGQDNVVQIPSDANFSMDARELERRIAADIAAGMRPLAIVATAGTTSTTSFDPLDDIADIAERFGIWLHADAAYAGNAGAVPELRGLLRGAERADSFVVNPHKWLFVPMDLSVLFVKDESMVRQAFSLVPEYLTTPETDVVNYMDYGLQLGRRFRALKLWFVLRRLGVEGIRALLREHVALAQQFAARIEASDDWELLAPHPLSVVCFRYCGTPENERNAFNERVLDAVNASGEGFISHTKLRGRYAIRVAIGNLRTTRDDVERLWGRLQTAARELRANQ from the coding sequence ATGAACGGATTCGATTCGCTCGAACGCGACTTCGCATCGGTCGGTCGTTGGATCGCCGAGTATTATGCTAACCCCGAAGAGTATCGCGTCCTTCCTGCGGTGCGCCCCGGCGATGTGACGGCACGGTTGCCCGAGCGCCCGCCGGAGCACGGCGAATCGTTCGAGCGTATCTTCCACGATTTTAAAGAAATCATCGTCCCCGCGACGACACACTGGAATCATCCGCGCTTTTTCGCCTATTTCGCGACCAGCGCCGAACCCAGCGCCGTCGCAGCCGAAGCGCTAGCCGCCACGCTCGACGTGAAAGCGATGCTGTGGCGCACGTCGCCCGCTGCCACCGAACTCGAACAGGTAACGATGCGATGGCTGGCCGATCTGCTCGGACTGCCGGCCGATTGGACGGGCATTATCTACGACACGGCGTCGATTGCCGGCTTCACCGCGCTGGCGGCCGCCCGTGAGGCGCTCGGCCTCGACGTGCGCCGGCTGGGTATGACCGGACGCGACCTGCCGCGATTGCGCGTGTATATCAGCGATCAAACGCATTCGCACGTCGAGAAAGCCGCAATCGCGCTGGGAATCGGCCAAGATAACGTCGTGCAAATTCCGTCGGACGCAAATTTTTCGATGGATGCTCGCGAACTCGAACGGCGAATTGCGGCCGACATCGCCGCGGGAATGCGGCCGCTCGCAATCGTTGCAACCGCCGGTACGACGTCGACCACATCGTTCGATCCGCTCGACGACATCGCCGATATCGCGGAGCGCTTTGGAATTTGGTTGCACGCCGACGCGGCGTACGCCGGTAACGCCGGTGCGGTTCCCGAGTTGCGAGGGCTATTACGCGGTGCCGAACGCGCCGACTCGTTCGTGGTTAATCCGCACAAATGGCTCTTCGTTCCGATGGATTTGTCGGTGTTGTTCGTCAAGGACGAGTCGATGGTGCGGCAAGCGTTTAGCTTGGTTCCGGAATATCTCACGACGCCGGAGACGGACGTCGTGAACTACATGGATTATGGATTGCAGCTAGGACGGCGGTTTCGTGCGCTCAAACTGTGGTTCGTGCTACGTCGCCTCGGGGTCGAAGGCATTCGCGCCTTGTTGCGCGAGCACGTCGCGTTGGCGCAGCAATTCGCTGCTCGGATCGAAGCGAGCGACGATTGGGAGTTGCTCGCCCCGCATCCACTATCGGTCGTCTGTTTTCGCTATTGCGGCACACCCGAGAACGAGCGTAACGCGTTCAACGAGCGAGTATTAGATGCCGTGAATGCCAGCGGTGAAGGATTTATCTCACATACGAAGTTGCGAGGGCGGTACGCGATCCGCGTTGCGATCGGCAACTTGCGTACCACGCGCGACGACGTCGAGCGGTTGTGGGGCCGGTTGCAGACGGCCGCGCGCGAACTTCGCGCCAATCAGTAG
- a CDS encoding RidA family protein: MNHRSVVSSDAPSPIGPYSQAIVSGQDVFCSGQIPLDPQTGNIVEGDIAAQTQRVLDNLQAVLVAAGASFDDVVKTTIFLIDMGDFSAVNAAYERAFGRAKPARSTVAVAALPRGARVEIDCIARLKNA, from the coding sequence GTGAACCATCGATCCGTCGTTTCGTCCGATGCGCCGTCGCCGATCGGACCCTATAGTCAAGCCATCGTTTCCGGGCAAGACGTGTTCTGCAGCGGGCAGATCCCCCTCGACCCGCAGACCGGCAATATCGTCGAAGGCGATATCGCGGCGCAAACACAACGCGTGCTCGACAATTTGCAGGCCGTACTGGTTGCTGCCGGGGCGAGCTTCGACGACGTCGTAAAAACGACGATCTTTCTTATCGATATGGGTGACTTCTCGGCCGTAAACGCTGCGTACGAACGTGCTTTCGGGCGGGCAAAGCCCGCCCGATCGACGGTAGCGGTAGCGGCGTTACCGCGCGGCGCGCGTGTCGAGATCGACTGTATCGCGCGCCTGAAAAACGCCTAG
- a CDS encoding NADH-quinone oxidoreductase subunit N, with protein MIALPFTTGDWLALLPIGIVGVAGLLVLVADLFSRKHAPRYLNIAIGLAGAAAAAGFAASQYGHDRSTFFGGFLTGGFTSVFEIVVLIALAGSLVLYGALGDEEVLGGTVALMLWSACGAMLMAGSANLMTVFLGLELLSLALYCLCGLVDRKTAREAALKYLILSSTASGFMLYGMGLLFGATGSVQFADFVNPALASSPIFWLGAGLFLVGLAFKMSLVPFHTWAPDVYEGAPLPVTAFMSVATKAAVLAVFARFAYAALPSAAAGAVLLPIWIVAGISMIAGNVGMLAQHDLKRLLAYSGIAQVGYILTAMAGTTALGLRYAMYYLVAYSFMNLGAFAVAAAMSGGGEEGSWLGNYAGLAQRRPWLAASMTFFLIGMAGLPPTAGFLGKILILSSSVGAGYVWMAALLIVGTAISLYAYAKVVFAMYSQTQHRVRDVRPFVPLAWLSAGICTVAVVIMTFYPLTPSDVLPLVR; from the coding sequence GTGATCGCGCTTCCGTTTACGACCGGCGACTGGTTGGCGCTGCTGCCGATCGGGATCGTCGGCGTCGCCGGACTGCTGGTGCTGGTGGCGGATCTCTTTTCGCGTAAGCACGCGCCGCGCTATCTGAACATCGCCATCGGGCTGGCCGGAGCCGCCGCCGCGGCCGGATTCGCGGCGAGTCAATACGGTCACGATCGCAGTACGTTTTTCGGCGGATTTCTCACCGGCGGTTTTACATCCGTCTTCGAAATCGTCGTTCTGATCGCGTTGGCCGGATCGCTCGTCTTATATGGAGCCCTCGGTGACGAAGAAGTGCTCGGCGGCACCGTTGCCTTGATGTTGTGGAGCGCGTGCGGCGCTATGCTGATGGCCGGCTCCGCCAATCTCATGACGGTCTTCCTCGGCCTCGAACTGCTTTCGCTGGCGCTGTATTGTCTGTGCGGTCTCGTCGATCGCAAGACCGCGCGCGAGGCCGCGCTCAAATACTTGATCCTCAGCTCGACTGCGTCGGGCTTCATGCTCTATGGAATGGGTCTGCTCTTCGGCGCGACCGGTAGCGTGCAGTTCGCCGATTTCGTGAATCCGGCGTTGGCGTCCAGTCCGATTTTTTGGTTAGGTGCCGGCTTGTTCTTAGTCGGCTTGGCGTTCAAGATGAGTTTGGTTCCGTTCCATACGTGGGCGCCCGATGTGTACGAAGGCGCGCCGTTGCCGGTCACCGCGTTCATGAGCGTGGCAACCAAAGCCGCGGTGTTGGCAGTTTTCGCTCGATTCGCGTATGCCGCGTTGCCGTCGGCGGCCGCCGGGGCGGTGCTGTTGCCGATCTGGATCGTGGCTGGGATCTCGATGATTGCCGGCAACGTCGGCATGTTGGCGCAGCACGATCTCAAGCGGCTGCTGGCCTATTCCGGCATCGCACAGGTCGGGTATATTCTCACCGCAATGGCAGGCACGACGGCCCTCGGGCTGCGCTACGCCATGTATTACCTGGTCGCGTATTCGTTTATGAACCTCGGGGCGTTCGCGGTCGCTGCCGCGATGTCGGGTGGAGGGGAAGAAGGCTCGTGGCTTGGCAACTACGCCGGGCTGGCACAGCGCCGCCCCTGGCTGGCTGCCTCGATGACGTTCTTCCTAATCGGAATGGCGGGACTGCCGCCCACCGCCGGCTTCCTCGGAAAAATCTTGATCCTGTCCTCGAGCGTCGGAGCCGGCTACGTTTGGATGGCCGCGCTGCTGATCGTCGGTACGGCGATTTCGCTGTACGCCTACGCTAAGGTCGTGTTTGCAATGTATTCGCAGACGCAGCATCGGGTGCGAGACGTACGGCCGTTCGTCCCGCTTGCTTGGCTGAGCGCCGGCATATGCACGGTAGCAGTCGTGATCATGACCTTCTATCCGCTTACGCCCAGCGACGTGCTGCCGTTGGTGCGTTAG
- a CDS encoding helix-turn-helix domain-containing protein, whose product MQAGDSARRLVELAEAMAQASHSGIASMAGEFAKRIDCGIVVEDEHHRSIATITNGSHDDAHRLKVAIGSDADPAGWLIVLRSSTNDDAAGLDLSMRVAAAAFATQLRRSNDRTRRSEFWERLCAGDYRDAPSARDDASACGVTLRNAYTAVAFEPDPATPADDRRVARDAIAGAFHLEDPSIGAIEDAGTSIVFVPTEREIDASNVRANAELLARNCARRQPPLPLWGGVGTVEPPMRLRESAGRARAALAIARRVFAEPRVAAYDALGAYPVLYFGDVSTLHDFAKRILGPLRAYDESHQTELERTLRVYFETGENLKVAAGKLDVHRHTVLYRLRQIAEICALSLENHHDQLAFRVAMAIDALHTA is encoded by the coding sequence ATGCAGGCCGGCGATTCCGCCCGTCGACTAGTCGAGCTGGCCGAGGCGATGGCGCAGGCGAGTCATTCCGGCATCGCGTCGATGGCCGGTGAGTTCGCCAAGCGCATCGACTGCGGCATCGTCGTCGAGGACGAGCACCACCGGAGCATTGCAACCATTACCAACGGTTCGCACGATGACGCGCACCGACTGAAAGTCGCCATCGGCAGCGACGCCGATCCGGCCGGCTGGCTGATCGTGCTTCGCTCTAGCACGAATGACGACGCGGCCGGTCTCGACCTGTCGATGCGCGTCGCGGCGGCGGCATTTGCGACGCAATTACGGCGTTCGAACGATCGCACACGGCGAAGCGAGTTCTGGGAACGCTTGTGCGCGGGAGACTATCGCGACGCGCCGTCCGCCCGCGATGACGCGAGCGCATGCGGCGTCACGTTGCGAAACGCCTACACCGCCGTCGCGTTCGAACCCGACCCCGCAACGCCGGCCGACGATCGTCGCGTGGCGCGCGATGCGATCGCCGGAGCCTTTCACCTGGAAGACCCGTCGATCGGAGCCATCGAGGACGCTGGAACGTCGATCGTGTTCGTTCCAACCGAACGCGAGATCGATGCCAGCAACGTTCGAGCGAACGCCGAACTCCTCGCGCGAAACTGCGCGCGCCGTCAGCCGCCGTTGCCGCTATGGGGCGGCGTCGGAACGGTCGAGCCGCCAATGCGCCTGCGCGAGAGCGCCGGCCGCGCACGCGCAGCGCTCGCCATCGCGCGGCGCGTCTTTGCCGAGCCACGCGTGGCGGCCTACGATGCCCTCGGCGCCTATCCGGTGTTGTACTTCGGGGATGTCTCCACGCTGCACGACTTCGCAAAGCGGATCCTCGGGCCGTTGCGCGCCTACGACGAATCGCATCAAACCGAACTCGAACGCACGCTGCGCGTCTACTTCGAAACCGGCGAAAATCTCAAGGTCGCGGCCGGCAAGCTCGACGTTCACCGTCACACCGTCCTCTATCGATTACGGCAGATCGCCGAGATCTGCGCTCTGTCTCTGGAGAACCACCATGACCAACTGGCATTCCGCGTAGCGATGGCGATCGATGCACTCCACACCGCCTGA
- a CDS encoding Nramp family divalent metal transporter, with the protein MIFAAILGPGFITASAGNDVGGILQYSQAGAQFGYSLLWVMIPLAIALIVVQEMATRMGTVTGKGLAALVRENFGVRISFIAMLLLFFINTLLTSTEFAGIAAAAQIFGISKYLAVPVALIVVFLFVLRFDNKIVERTFVVLSLIYLTYIGSAVMAHPNWHEVAHGALVPSFPFRTVGWIAAVVGLIGTTISPYMQFFLQSAVVEKGRRANQLTAARIDVVNGSVLAIVLAGFMIIANAATIYLANQHGAHIVANTVSDFAAALKPLAGESAAVIFALGILNAGVFTAAVLPLSTSYIICEALGFEAAIDRTFEQAPVFFSLFAAGLVAGAAIVLIPNLPLLQLVLFAQVLQGIVLPAELVLMLIIINRTHIMGRHTNSPVANAIAWTTVVVVGSLSVLYVAGQFFPRLLGSH; encoded by the coding sequence ATGATCTTCGCGGCGATTTTAGGTCCGGGTTTCATCACGGCCTCGGCCGGCAACGACGTCGGCGGCATTCTGCAATATTCACAAGCCGGTGCGCAATTCGGATACTCGCTGCTGTGGGTGATGATTCCGCTGGCGATCGCGCTGATCGTCGTGCAAGAGATGGCGACGCGCATGGGGACGGTCACCGGCAAAGGCCTCGCTGCACTCGTGCGCGAGAACTTTGGCGTTCGCATTTCCTTCATCGCGATGTTGCTGCTCTTCTTCATCAACACGCTGTTGACGAGTACCGAATTCGCCGGCATCGCCGCAGCGGCCCAGATCTTCGGTATATCGAAGTATCTGGCGGTCCCGGTCGCACTGATCGTCGTGTTTCTCTTCGTATTGCGCTTCGACAACAAAATCGTCGAGCGAACGTTCGTCGTTTTATCCTTGATCTATCTGACGTATATCGGGTCGGCGGTGATGGCACATCCCAACTGGCACGAGGTCGCCCACGGAGCGTTGGTTCCGTCGTTTCCGTTTCGTACGGTCGGTTGGATTGCGGCCGTCGTGGGGTTAATCGGGACCACCATCTCCCCGTACATGCAGTTCTTCCTACAGTCGGCGGTCGTCGAAAAAGGTAGGCGCGCCAACCAGCTGACGGCCGCTCGGATCGACGTCGTGAACGGCTCGGTCCTAGCGATCGTCCTGGCCGGCTTCATGATCATCGCCAATGCTGCCACGATCTATCTCGCGAACCAGCACGGCGCGCACATCGTCGCGAATACCGTGTCGGACTTCGCTGCGGCGCTCAAGCCGCTCGCCGGTGAATCTGCCGCCGTCATCTTCGCGCTCGGCATTTTGAATGCAGGCGTATTTACCGCCGCCGTACTTCCACTCTCCACGTCGTACATTATTTGTGAAGCCCTGGGATTCGAAGCTGCGATCGATCGCACGTTCGAACAGGCGCCGGTCTTCTTCTCACTGTTCGCGGCCGGTCTGGTCGCAGGCGCGGCCATCGTACTGATCCCGAATTTGCCGTTACTGCAGTTGGTGCTGTTCGCCCAAGTACTGCAAGGCATCGTGCTCCCGGCCGAGCTCGTCTTGATGCTCATCATCATCAACCGCACGCACATCATGGGGCGCCACACCAACTCGCCGGTGGCCAACGCGATCGCCTGGACCACCGTCGTGGTCGTCGGATCGTTATCCGTGCTGTATGTGGCCGGACAATTTTTTCCAAGATTGCTTGGGTCGCATTAA
- a CDS encoding NADH-quinone oxidoreductase subunit M has product MLVLATILLPFVGAGVLCALPRDDNRISRVLGTIVAVATFVMTIAGVDQEWSFRWLSRPFEAAFHFGSTPVSFWLALLLALCTACAIAVTNVPRTRGFVAWMLVLEGAMLGLFLSRDLLAFALFWDLMLVPVFLGLIGWSVHPATAWRYFIYNFAGGLLLLMATAAFGVIYGSTDVIGRTDVHLAGAWAPWIFAGFAIAFLVKTPVWPLHTWMPLTYSALPSPMVAVVSAVQSKAGLYGFLAIGLAFLPDYVHEYAPLLIVLGAISLLYGAVAALVANDAKRIVAYSSLSHLGLILIAVAIGNRVALEGAMVYLVAHGLFSAALFLLLGYVEEREGTRSVLRLGGLGRDNPRMAGAFCIACVAALGLPGLAGFAGELVILIGVYQAGGLWAAIVALVAIVLASAYFIRLYQDVMNGPPVDDLPIRPDMNWLEGLAVAPLLAALVIVGVQPHAIMAAFAGIPK; this is encoded by the coding sequence ATGCTGGTACTTGCGACCATTCTGCTGCCGTTCGTCGGTGCCGGCGTGCTGTGCGCGCTACCACGCGACGACAATCGGATTTCGCGCGTGCTCGGAACGATCGTCGCGGTTGCCACGTTCGTCATGACCATCGCGGGTGTCGACCAGGAGTGGAGTTTCCGCTGGCTTTCCCGCCCGTTCGAAGCGGCATTTCACTTTGGCTCAACGCCCGTTTCATTTTGGCTAGCACTGTTGTTGGCGCTCTGCACGGCATGCGCCATCGCGGTCACTAACGTGCCGCGAACGCGCGGCTTCGTCGCGTGGATGCTGGTGCTCGAAGGCGCGATGCTGGGATTGTTTCTCTCGCGCGATCTGCTGGCATTTGCACTGTTTTGGGATCTGATGCTCGTGCCGGTCTTCCTCGGATTGATCGGGTGGAGCGTGCATCCGGCCACGGCCTGGCGCTACTTCATCTACAACTTTGCGGGCGGCTTGTTGTTGCTGATGGCAACCGCCGCGTTCGGCGTCATTTACGGTTCGACCGACGTCATCGGCCGTACCGACGTGCATCTCGCCGGCGCGTGGGCTCCGTGGATCTTTGCCGGCTTTGCAATAGCGTTTCTCGTGAAAACGCCGGTGTGGCCGCTGCACACGTGGATGCCGTTGACGTACTCTGCTTTACCATCGCCGATGGTCGCCGTCGTTTCCGCGGTGCAGTCCAAAGCCGGCTTGTACGGATTCCTGGCGATCGGGCTAGCGTTCTTACCGGACTACGTGCACGAGTACGCACCGTTGCTCATCGTGCTGGGCGCGATTTCGTTGTTGTACGGAGCCGTTGCGGCGCTGGTCGCGAACGACGCGAAGCGCATCGTGGCGTATTCTTCGCTTTCGCACTTAGGCTTGATTCTGATCGCCGTCGCAATCGGTAATCGCGTCGCGCTCGAAGGCGCGATGGTGTATCTGGTCGCGCACGGACTGTTTTCGGCCGCGCTGTTTCTGCTGTTGGGGTACGTCGAGGAGCGTGAAGGAACGCGTTCGGTCCTGCGGCTTGGCGGACTCGGCCGCGACAATCCGCGCATGGCGGGGGCGTTTTGCATTGCGTGCGTCGCCGCACTCGGTTTGCCCGGCTTGGCCGGTTTTGCGGGCGAGCTCGTGATTCTGATCGGCGTCTACCAGGCCGGCGGACTGTGGGCCGCGATCGTCGCGTTGGTCGCGATCGTCCTCGCATCGGCATACTTTATCCGCCTGTATCAGGATGTAATGAACGGTCCCCCGGTCGACGATTTACCGATACGTCCGGATATGAACTGGCTCGAAGGATTAGCGGTCGCGCCGCTGTTGGCCGCGCTGGTCATCGTCGGCGTGCAGCCGCACGCGATCATGGCCGCATTTGCGGGGATTCCGAAGTGA
- a CDS encoding glutamine synthetase family protein produces MHSTPPERRRPAGKRDVLKLATEQNVRFVRLAFADILGVSKNVSIPVSELDDALAGRVTFDGGSIDGFVRGEELDMQLRPDPATFAIYPWSSGEGREARLICDIAMPDGTPFEGCPRTTLRRALEASGSLASVRAGVEAEFFLFAHRADDEASTATVDVGSYFDFLPNDRGEDARNAIVAALGAMGVPVASAHHEHAPGQHEIDLRHDDPLATADHVMTLRTVAKHVAAGFGLDATFMPKPLEDRAGNGLHVDFRLDDRFDADSASHVVGGLLAHAPAATAVCNPTVNSYKRLVAAWDAPIYTVWSERSANAMVRVPPGQSPPRVEMRSPDPACNPYLALAVLIGAAADGIRQRTLAGPPFSGSTYDLDERKRREFGIGILPKSLRQAIDELDRDPVVRAALGDHIYHAFREAKLAEYERYRRAVHPWERERYLRLY; encoded by the coding sequence ATGCACTCCACACCGCCTGAACGCCGCCGCCCCGCCGGCAAGCGCGACGTGCTCAAACTTGCCACCGAACAAAACGTGCGGTTCGTTCGCCTCGCGTTCGCCGACATTCTCGGCGTCAGTAAGAACGTATCGATTCCCGTTTCAGAACTCGACGACGCGCTCGCCGGCCGCGTTACGTTCGACGGCGGGTCGATCGACGGATTCGTGCGCGGCGAAGAGCTGGATATGCAACTGCGGCCCGATCCGGCGACCTTCGCGATCTACCCGTGGTCGAGCGGCGAAGGGCGCGAAGCACGGTTGATCTGCGACATCGCGATGCCGGACGGAACGCCCTTCGAAGGCTGCCCGCGCACCACGCTTCGGCGCGCGCTCGAAGCGTCGGGAAGTTTGGCGAGCGTCCGTGCCGGAGTCGAAGCCGAGTTCTTCTTGTTCGCGCATCGCGCCGACGACGAAGCCTCGACCGCAACGGTCGACGTCGGTTCGTACTTCGATTTCTTGCCCAACGATCGCGGCGAAGACGCACGCAACGCGATCGTCGCCGCACTCGGTGCGATGGGCGTGCCGGTCGCGTCGGCGCATCACGAGCACGCCCCCGGGCAACACGAGATCGATCTCCGCCACGACGACCCGCTTGCGACAGCCGATCACGTCATGACGTTGCGAACGGTCGCCAAACACGTCGCGGCCGGCTTCGGACTCGATGCAACGTTTATGCCCAAGCCGCTCGAAGATCGCGCCGGCAACGGCCTGCACGTCGACTTCCGTCTCGACGATCGATTCGACGCAGACTCCGCGTCGCACGTCGTGGGCGGTTTATTGGCGCACGCGCCGGCGGCGACGGCAGTCTGCAATCCGACCGTTAACTCGTACAAGCGATTGGTCGCAGCGTGGGACGCGCCCATCTATACCGTCTGGTCGGAGCGCAGCGCAAACGCGATGGTCCGGGTGCCGCCTGGCCAGAGCCCACCACGCGTCGAGATGCGCAGCCCCGATCCAGCCTGCAATCCGTATCTCGCGTTGGCGGTGCTGATCGGGGCGGCCGCCGACGGTATCCGGCAACGAACGCTGGCCGGACCGCCGTTTTCGGGTTCGACCTACGATCTTGACGAACGCAAACGCCGCGAATTCGGCATCGGGATTCTTCCGAAATCGCTGCGACAGGCGATCGACGAGCTGGATCGCGATCCGGTGGTGCGAGCCGCGCTCGGCGATCACATCTACCACGCGTTTCGAGAGGCAAAACTTGCCGAATACGAACGCTATCGCCGCGCCGTGCACCCGTGGGAGCGCGAACGCTACTTGCGCCTCTACTGA